A portion of the Nomia melanderi isolate GNS246 chromosome 2, iyNomMela1, whole genome shotgun sequence genome contains these proteins:
- the Letm1 gene encoding leucine zipper and EF-hand containing transmembrane protein 1 produces the protein MNSLIRTRAKIIGHGRTICRYNTNQIYGNLALIYSDERSLKHNRILIHSKTTGNCNNISEPYLQFRTFYTSPTWNGQESSSKVEDTVKNIKEQKDLKEKVEGTVVQATPKAVVEKPPLWQRVKAEILHYYHGFRLLGLDIKISAKLVWRILQGKELSRREHRLLVKTTGDLFRLIPFSVFIIVPFMEFLLPVAIKLFPGLLPSTFQTAMEKEDKLKQALKIKIEMAKFLQKTLDDMAVQSTDYRSQRAKEFAEFFYKVRSSGATASNEEIMQFSKLFEDEITLDSLSRPQLVALCRVLDVQTLGTTNFLRFLLRMRLRSLSADDKLIEKEGIDSLTRSELQQACRARGMRAYGLPESKLKEQMSQWLDLSLNKKVPPSLLLLSRALMVPESIPMSDKLKATISALPDTVVARTQGAIGEKEGKMDHKTNIEIIKMEERKIEEERQEKKETEPEPIVAMQKSDEITNKDVKVLEQALDSIGKDKQNMSIEKEELKELKEEMADYQEDIKELHEIKAAARGQEGVDNIKESKGAKRLFNKVNKMIEKMDAVLNQLESEKKLKQKAETVNVDESSSIKNAEELIKIEELITAIKKIQNVPDQHRLQRIVEILSKMDDDRDGAIKIEDVLKVVELIGKEDIKLSKKQVHELIELIDKEEILEIEEQIQRSLQKDPAPEINEIPGEKYVSPKSPVPATPVTTEKGFGKEELDEDYVGNSSEQKRKNAAMLKSKSSDSVRNSPLAPGVPPTTKKAEGSKQL, from the exons ATGAATTCTTTAATTCGTACAAGAGCAAAAATAATTGGTCATGGTAGAACCATTTGCC gATATAATACGAATCAAATATATGGAAACTTGGCACTTATTTACTCTGATGAAAGGAGTCTAAAAcacaatagaatattaatacattcaaaGACAACAGGAAACTGTAATAATATTAGTGAACCATATTTACAATTCCGTACATTTTATACATCGCCAACATGGAATGGTCAAGAATCATCTTCCAAAGTAGAAGACACAGTGAAAAATATCAAGGAGCAGAAAGATCTCAAAGAGAAAGTAGAAGGAACTGTTGTGCAGGCTACTCCAAAAGCAGTAGTAGAAAAACCTCCAttatggcaaagggttaaggcagAAATACTTCATTATTATCACGGATTTAGATTATTGGgtttagatataaaaatttcagCAAAACTAGTTTGGAGAATTTTGCAGGGTAAAGAACTGAGTAGAAGAGAACATAGATTG CTTGTAAAAACAACTGGCGACTTATTTAGGCTCATTCCTTTCTCTGTTTTCATTATTGTTCCttttatggaatttttgttACCAGTTGCTATTAAGCTTTTCCCTGGTTTACTACCATCTACTTTTCAAACAGCGATGGAAAAGGAAGATAAATTGAAGCAAGCGCTAAAG ATTAAAATCGAGATGgctaaatttttacaaaaaacttTGGATGACATGGCAGTACAGTCAACAGATTATAGGTCACAGAGGGCTAAGGAATTTGCAGAATTTTTCTATAAAGTTCGAAGTTCTGGTGCTACTGCTTCAAACGAAGAGATCATGCAGTTTAGCAAACTTTTTGAAGATGAAATTACATTAGACTCTCTTTCTCGACCACAATTAGTGGCACTGTGTAGAGTATTAGATGTGCAAACTCTAGGAACAACAAATTTCTTACGATTTTTACTCCGAATGAGGCTCAGGAGTCTTTCTGCAGATGATAAG CTGATAGAAAAGGAAGGTATAGATTCTCTTACTAGGAGTGAGTTACAGCAAGCCTGTAGGGCACGTGGAATGAGAGCATATGGTTTACCAGAAAGCAAACTGAAAGAGCAAATGTCTCAATGGTTGGATTTGAGTTTGAATAAAAAAGTACCGCCATCGTTATTACTTCTCTCGCGAGCATTAATGGTTCCAGAATCGATACCTATGTCGGACAAATTAAAGGCTACCATTTCAGCTCTTCCCGATACAGTTGTTGCTCGTACTCAGGGAGCTATAGGGGAAAAAGAAGGTAAAATGGACCATaagacaaatattgaaataattaaaatggagGAGCGTAAGATTGAGGAGGAGCGgcaagaaaagaaagagactgAGCCAGAGCCAATAGTTGCTATGCAAAAATCTGACGAAATTACGAACAAAGACGTGAAAGTATTAGAGCAAGCTTTAGATTCTATTGGAaag gatAAACAAAACATGTCGATCGAAAAGGAGGAATTAAAAGAGTTGAAGGAAGAAATGGCTGATTATCAAGAAGATATAAAAGAACTTCATGAAATCAAAGCGGCCGCTAGGGGTCAGGAAGGTGTAGATAACATTAAAGAATCTAAGGGCGCTAAACGACTATTCAATAAAGTAAATAAGATGATCGAGAAAATGGATGCAGTTTTAAATCAGCTTGAATCTGAAAAAAAACTGAAACAGAAGGCTGAGACTGTTAATGTAGATGAATCTTCCTCTATCAAAAATGctgaagaattaattaaaatagagGAACTAATTACAGCTattaagaaaattcaaaatgtacCTGATCAACATCGGTTACAACGCATAGTAGAAATTTTATCGAAAATGGATGACGACAGGGATGGTGCAATAAAGATTGAAGATGTCCTGAAG gtaGTGGAGTTAATCGGAAAGGAAGATATTAAATTAAGCAAGAAACAAGTACATGAACTAATCGAACTAATTGATAAAGaggaaatattggaaatagaagaacaAATTCAAAGGTCATTACAGAAGGACCCAGCACCTGAAATAAATGAGATTCCTggtgaaaaatatgtttcaccAAAATCTCCAGTTCCTGCTACTCCAGTAACGACTGAAAAAGGTTTTGGTAAAGAGGAATTAGATGAAGATTACGTAGGAAACTCGTccgaacagaaaagaaaaaatgctGCGATGCTTAAAAGCAAATCTTCTGATTCAGTGAGAAATTCTCCATTAGCACCTGGTGTTCCACCAACGACAAAAAAAGCGGAAGGCTCTAAGCAGCTATGA